In Leptospira harrisiae, a genomic segment contains:
- a CDS encoding SCO family protein: MKFQFVSPIFIFLVCFSFNCDEHNLNNHHHHGEDHVLAASDAAQGSLFDLGSQWTTESNQTIGLNQYRGKLFIISMFYATCQSICPRLVADMEQLAKKINESTGQYPRMVLVSFDTEKDNPEVLNRYKKKMNLNDNWTFLSGKEADIRMLSVVLGINYKKISNGEFNHSAVYSLVSKEGFVVSRIEGIGSNTETLLAQYQKLK; encoded by the coding sequence ATGAAATTCCAGTTTGTTTCCCCCATTTTTATTTTTTTGGTTTGTTTCAGTTTTAACTGCGATGAACATAATTTAAATAACCACCACCATCATGGTGAGGATCATGTTTTAGCTGCGAGTGATGCAGCCCAAGGAAGTTTGTTTGATTTAGGTTCCCAATGGACAACGGAATCCAATCAAACCATTGGATTGAATCAATATAGAGGTAAACTTTTTATCATCAGTATGTTTTATGCAACTTGTCAGTCTATTTGCCCAAGACTTGTTGCTGATATGGAACAATTAGCTAAAAAAATAAATGAATCTACCGGACAATATCCTCGTATGGTCCTTGTTAGTTTTGATACCGAAAAAGACAATCCAGAAGTTCTAAATCGTTACAAAAAGAAAATGAATTTAAACGACAATTGGACTTTTCTATCGGGGAAAGAGGCAGACATTCGAATGTTGTCAGTTGTCCTTGGGATAAATTATAAAAAAATCTCGAATGGAGAGTTTAACCATTCTGCAGTCTATAGTTTGGTTTCTAAAGAAGGATTTGTAGTTTCTCGGATTGAAGGGATTGGTTCGAATACGGAGACGCTGTTGGCTCAATACCAAAAGTTAAAATAA
- a CDS encoding SDR family oxidoreductase, with translation MKNALVVGATSDIGIHITESLAKRGYSLSLTGRNKQKLSDIKSKIQSDYSSSVDISEWDVTNFSSHQKFYEELRNKPDIVFFVVGYYEDQTKARKDQNELLKTIQTNYSAVVSLINIISLDMEKKGEGTIVAISSVAGDRGRQMNYIYGSAKAGLTTYLSGLRSLLFSKGVHITTIQLGPVYTKMSEGHKLVPWLTLQPEVAAELIVDAGLKKKNLVYIRWPWRWIMVAIRMIPEWIFKRLPPF, from the coding sequence ATGAAAAATGCACTCGTTGTTGGCGCTACATCCGACATTGGTATCCATATTACAGAATCTCTTGCCAAAAGAGGTTATTCACTTTCTTTAACAGGAAGAAACAAACAAAAGTTATCTGATATAAAATCAAAAATCCAATCAGATTACTCTTCTTCTGTGGATATTTCCGAATGGGACGTCACCAATTTTAGTTCGCATCAGAAGTTTTATGAGGAACTTAGAAATAAGCCAGATATCGTTTTTTTCGTTGTAGGATACTACGAAGACCAAACCAAAGCGAGGAAAGACCAAAACGAACTTTTAAAAACCATTCAGACTAATTATTCAGCAGTAGTGTCTCTTATAAATATCATATCCTTGGATATGGAAAAAAAAGGCGAAGGAACCATTGTTGCGATTAGTTCTGTGGCGGGTGACCGAGGCAGACAAATGAACTATATCTATGGTAGCGCCAAAGCAGGACTAACTACTTATCTTTCAGGACTTAGGTCACTTTTGTTTTCCAAAGGAGTTCATATCACAACCATCCAATTAGGGCCTGTGTATACAAAAATGTCGGAAGGTCATAAACTTGTTCCTTGGCTCACCTTACAACCTGAAGTTGCAGCTGAACTCATTGTAGATGCAGGATTGAAGAAAAAAAATTTGGTATACATTCGTTGGCCCTGGAGATGGATTATGGTGGCAATTCGAATGATACCCGAATGGATTTTCAAACGCCTACCTCCATTTTAA
- a CDS encoding MBL fold metallo-hydrolase: MATTLGKLPHGDLLKRISQSEHFQSGSFKNIEHTEMLAPNSSYWKMAIKYWQKPNSIRPSSPIPSTKINLKELDANKAQYIWFGHSSYLLLAQGKKILVDPVFSGYASPVPFAVQSFEGTDIYLPEDMPDLDILIITHDHYDHLDYETMLKIHPRTKKIVVPLGVSAHLLSWGVPLSKIIELDWFESREIDSVVNVTATPTRHFSGRSVLRNKSLWCSYVLKLGDYKVFIGGDSGYGSVFESIGKKYGPFDLAFLECGQYGDDWPSIHMRPEETALAAANIGAKSFVPVHWGKFILSLHPWNDPIKRVLVASQSIKLNLQVPKIGESFEFTGSGSVDGWWNFQ, from the coding sequence TTGGCAACAACTCTCGGCAAACTCCCTCATGGAGACCTACTCAAACGGATCTCCCAATCTGAACACTTCCAATCAGGTAGTTTTAAAAATATCGAACATACTGAAATGTTAGCGCCTAACAGTTCTTACTGGAAAATGGCAATTAAATACTGGCAAAAACCAAACTCCATTCGACCATCTTCCCCAATTCCTTCCACTAAAATCAATTTAAAAGAACTAGATGCAAACAAAGCACAGTACATTTGGTTTGGGCATTCTTCCTATCTTTTACTCGCTCAGGGAAAAAAAATCTTAGTAGATCCTGTTTTTTCTGGTTATGCTTCCCCGGTTCCATTTGCCGTTCAATCTTTTGAAGGAACAGATATTTATCTACCAGAAGATATGCCCGATTTAGACATTCTTATCATTACTCACGATCATTATGATCACCTTGATTATGAAACAATGTTAAAAATTCACCCGCGAACAAAGAAAATCGTCGTTCCGTTAGGAGTTTCGGCACATTTGTTATCTTGGGGTGTTCCACTCTCAAAAATCATTGAACTAGATTGGTTTGAATCAAGAGAAATTGATTCCGTTGTCAATGTTACGGCAACCCCAACACGACATTTTTCCGGACGAAGTGTACTAAGAAACAAAAGTCTTTGGTGCTCTTATGTTTTGAAACTAGGCGATTATAAAGTTTTTATTGGCGGAGACTCCGGATATGGATCCGTGTTTGAATCCATTGGAAAAAAATATGGACCGTTTGACTTAGCATTTTTAGAATGTGGCCAATATGGTGATGACTGGCCTTCCATTCATATGAGACCAGAAGAAACGGCACTCGCAGCTGCAAATATTGGTGCCAAGTCCTTTGTACCAGTACACTGGGGAAAATTTATTTTATCCCTCCATCCTTGGAATGACCCTATCAAACGAGTCCTTGTTGCCTCACAAAGTATAAAACTTAATTTACAAGTTCCAAAAATTGGAGAAAGTTTTGAATTTACTGGATCAGGAAGTGTAGATGGTTGGTGGAATTTTCAGTGA
- a CDS encoding ATP-binding protein yields the protein MGNVPLNGEWKIHWENWNPKEDSSNKDITIVPGHWTNASGGKYPTGFATLSLTILVPEHTKNLYLQNGVTRNAFEIVIDGETIYQSGQIGKNYEQEVPHLNIQTVSLPNSQNNQINLDVKISCFHYHICGIATPYTLGSHSGINKSFLEAISRDIFVLASLLTLAFFHLILYLFWRDEKTHIYFAAVCFIAAIRLFTTGETRFIYNYLPLGFYETIVKFNGISFVLLYLSFVLYVKEIYNAKEYRFVYRANFFVASLLFFALPLNMLSFSKFLGLHLILSLITLFGILYPIIHGVILKKAGSRFFLFSVIATMALFSLDILTEFAKKGTAYLAQYGFLVFGLSQALFIADRMIENFKNKERLKQEKENAEAKVNFKTSFLSTMSHEIRTPMNGILGMTQILKQTELTEEQKEYLNLIQFSGDNLLLLVNDILDLTKLESGQFELHLEPLALPKFLNDCINLFKSQSDPNKLTISLELVNSLPVFLITDQRRFAQILTNLLSNAIKFTEKGTITMSVESTPVSDDTVRVAISVKDTGIGIPEDRMGILFQPFSQIHSHLTEKTVGTGLGLAITKKLVEEMGGSISVQSVYGRGSNFSFHFESQVPSKSFRPETLANNGELSTKTEWDSKLAFKYPVKILIADDDPINQKVSDLFLKKLGFSALQADNGEKTLDMVRSELPDLVFMDIQMPDMDGTTVTKCIRQSKTISKQPVIIALTANVLEEEKQRCLSAGMDDFMTKPLLLHDLDFMIRKWAKKDLAPSNH from the coding sequence ATGGGAAATGTTCCTCTGAATGGAGAATGGAAGATCCATTGGGAAAATTGGAACCCAAAAGAAGATTCTTCTAACAAAGATATTACGATAGTTCCAGGACATTGGACAAACGCATCTGGGGGGAAATATCCTACTGGGTTTGCAACACTGAGTTTGACAATCCTTGTCCCTGAACATACAAAAAATCTTTACCTCCAAAACGGAGTCACTCGGAATGCTTTTGAAATTGTTATAGATGGAGAAACCATTTATCAGTCTGGTCAGATTGGCAAAAATTATGAACAAGAAGTCCCACACTTAAACATACAAACAGTCTCTCTACCAAATTCCCAAAACAATCAAATCAATTTAGATGTTAAAATTTCCTGTTTCCATTACCATATTTGTGGAATCGCTACTCCTTACACTTTAGGTTCACATTCCGGAATCAATAAGTCTTTTCTAGAAGCGATTAGCCGCGATATCTTTGTGTTGGCATCCTTACTTACTTTGGCATTTTTTCATTTGATTTTATATCTCTTTTGGCGAGATGAAAAAACGCATATTTATTTTGCTGCTGTCTGTTTTATTGCAGCAATTCGATTATTCACCACTGGAGAAACACGTTTTATTTACAATTATCTTCCTCTTGGTTTTTATGAAACAATAGTAAAATTTAACGGAATTAGTTTTGTTTTATTATATCTCTCGTTTGTTCTTTATGTAAAAGAAATTTATAATGCAAAAGAATATCGATTTGTTTATCGAGCGAACTTCTTTGTGGCATCTTTATTGTTTTTTGCTTTGCCACTTAACATGTTATCCTTTTCTAAATTTCTTGGTTTACATCTTATCCTTTCTCTAATCACTCTTTTTGGAATCTTGTATCCAATCATCCATGGTGTGATTCTTAAAAAAGCGGGAAGTCGGTTTTTTCTTTTTTCAGTCATTGCAACAATGGCTTTATTTTCCTTAGACATTCTCACTGAATTTGCTAAAAAAGGGACCGCCTATCTTGCGCAATATGGATTTCTCGTTTTCGGACTATCTCAAGCATTGTTTATTGCAGATAGGATGATTGAGAATTTCAAAAACAAAGAAAGGCTAAAACAAGAAAAGGAAAATGCTGAGGCCAAGGTAAATTTCAAAACTTCTTTTTTGTCTACAATGAGTCATGAAATCAGAACTCCTATGAATGGAATTTTGGGCATGACTCAAATCTTAAAACAAACGGAACTTACAGAAGAACAAAAAGAATATCTAAACCTAATTCAGTTTAGTGGAGATAATTTATTATTACTTGTGAATGATATTTTAGATTTAACTAAATTAGAATCAGGACAATTTGAGTTACACCTAGAACCGCTGGCATTACCAAAATTTCTAAATGATTGTATCAATCTTTTTAAGTCACAATCAGATCCAAACAAACTTACAATTTCATTGGAACTTGTGAATTCTCTTCCTGTTTTTTTGATTACTGATCAAAGACGTTTTGCTCAAATTTTAACAAATCTATTGAGTAATGCGATTAAATTTACCGAAAAAGGAACGATTACAATGTCTGTGGAATCCACTCCTGTTTCAGATGATACTGTTCGAGTGGCAATATCCGTAAAAGATACGGGGATAGGTATTCCAGAAGATCGGATGGGGATTTTATTCCAACCATTTTCGCAGATTCATTCTCACCTAACAGAAAAAACAGTTGGAACCGGCCTTGGACTCGCCATCACAAAGAAATTAGTAGAAGAGATGGGAGGATCCATATCCGTACAAAGTGTATACGGTAGAGGGTCCAATTTTTCTTTCCATTTTGAATCACAAGTCCCTTCTAAATCATTTAGGCCAGAAACCTTGGCAAACAATGGAGAATTATCTACAAAAACCGAGTGGGATTCAAAACTTGCTTTTAAGTATCCAGTAAAAATTTTGATTGCTGATGATGATCCAATTAATCAAAAAGTTTCTGATCTATTCCTAAAGAAACTTGGATTTTCCGCCTTACAAGCAGATAATGGAGAAAAAACTTTAGACATGGTACGTTCTGAACTACCTGACCTTGTTTTTATGGACATTCAAATGCCTGACATGGATGGTACAACTGTTACCAAATGCATCCGTCAATCTAAAACTATAAGTAAACAGCCAGTGATCATTGCTCTCACAGCCAATGTCCTAGAAGAAGAGAAACAAAGATGCCTTTCTGCGGGTATGGATGATTTTATGACAAAACCGCTTCTCCTTCACGATCTAGATTTTATGATCCGAAAATGGGCAAAAAAGGATTTAGCACCGTCCAATCATTAA
- a CDS encoding sigma-70 family RNA polymerase sigma factor: MNDVEVFLKWKHYLFSIAYRITGSYVDAEDIVQESYLRWLSPKKVEIQNQKSYLGSIVARLALDLLKKASRKKETYIGPFLPEPIPETVESMNDEKINFAFLVILETLNPMERAVFILRELFDFTYEEIAEIIGKTAENCRQIYSRARTAIHSRKKKFEPDLQLHSKLLLEFSFACYHQDTKSLTKLLCEDVIAYSDGGGKIHAARIPIPGIQRVITLLNKTTEKKAKSTEIYFGYANGSPALIGYTNEVPSFVQIFTIKNKKIDAVFNLVNPDKLKGFQNKENLIKLGFLRKPSWIDWILFKVRRWTNFRN; the protein is encoded by the coding sequence ATGAATGATGTAGAAGTATTTTTAAAATGGAAACACTATCTTTTCTCAATTGCATATCGTATTACAGGAAGTTATGTGGATGCGGAAGATATTGTACAGGAGAGTTATCTTAGATGGCTCTCCCCCAAAAAAGTAGAAATTCAAAATCAAAAATCATATTTAGGAAGTATTGTCGCTCGACTTGCATTGGATCTTTTGAAAAAAGCATCGAGAAAAAAAGAAACCTATATTGGTCCTTTTTTGCCAGAGCCAATTCCTGAGACGGTTGAATCCATGAATGACGAAAAAATAAACTTCGCTTTCCTTGTCATACTTGAAACTCTCAATCCAATGGAACGTGCAGTTTTCATATTACGAGAGTTATTCGATTTTACATATGAAGAAATTGCGGAGATTATAGGAAAAACTGCTGAAAACTGTAGGCAAATCTATAGCCGAGCTCGTACGGCAATCCATTCCAGAAAAAAGAAATTTGAACCAGACCTTCAACTTCATTCAAAACTTTTACTCGAATTCAGTTTTGCATGTTACCACCAAGATACAAAATCTCTAACAAAACTTTTATGTGAGGACGTCATCGCTTACTCTGATGGAGGAGGAAAAATTCATGCTGCAAGGATCCCTATTCCTGGAATCCAAAGGGTTATCACTCTATTAAACAAAACAACAGAGAAAAAAGCAAAATCAACAGAAATCTATTTTGGTTATGCCAACGGTTCCCCTGCCCTTATTGGTTATACAAATGAAGTTCCTAGTTTTGTTCAAATTTTTACGATCAAAAACAAAAAAATCGATGCGGTCTTCAATTTAGTAAATCCTGATAAACTAAAGGGGTTTCAAAACAAAGAAAACCTAATCAAATTGGGATTTTTACGGAAACCAAGTTGGATTGACTGGATTCTTTTCAAGGTAAGGCGGTGGACCAACTTTCGTAATTGA
- a CDS encoding NAD(P)/FAD-dependent oxidoreductase: MKPKIIILGAGYAGIMAANRLDKQLGEAEIVLISESNIFQERIRNHESAIQGFRKKIQIKDLLRTRVKFLQTKINRISPKEKSVFVEGREDSLTYDYLILCLGSTEIFTKYNQENSIQNEKTVSKFLESAKQKKFQNLCIVGGGLTGIEMATEWKHYHPESSVTIIDRNEWGSSFSPKARKYLESYLSQNHIRVLDKTKIETIMETEITLQNNSKLSFDLLLNCAGFLCSPIPNKAGFPTNEKNQVYVDPFLRAKGYPEVFVAGDLAYLENSILRMGCVTALPMGAYIADHLANLIRGKNISPFLFQFFGRCISLGRNHGLIQFTDYDDNPKDKIIIGRWGARIKELVNRFTIFSLKMEKYLPFRFYFWPKGNPIPTETIIKKTPVANGV; the protein is encoded by the coding sequence ATGAAACCAAAAATTATCATTTTAGGAGCAGGTTATGCTGGAATTATGGCTGCCAATCGTTTGGACAAACAATTGGGTGAAGCTGAAATTGTTTTAATTTCCGAATCCAACATTTTCCAAGAACGAATTCGAAATCATGAATCTGCGATTCAAGGTTTTAGAAAAAAAATTCAAATCAAAGACCTCCTCAGAACAAGAGTTAAATTTTTACAAACCAAGATAAATAGAATTTCTCCCAAAGAAAAATCGGTATTTGTGGAAGGAAGAGAAGATAGTCTTACTTATGATTATCTTATACTTTGTTTAGGAAGTACTGAAATATTTACTAAATACAACCAAGAAAACTCGATTCAAAATGAAAAAACGGTTTCAAAATTTTTAGAAAGTGCAAAACAAAAAAAATTCCAAAATCTCTGTATCGTTGGCGGAGGACTTACTGGGATAGAAATGGCTACTGAGTGGAAACACTATCACCCAGAATCATCTGTGACAATCATTGATCGAAATGAATGGGGATCTTCTTTTTCACCCAAGGCCAGAAAATATTTAGAATCTTATTTATCTCAAAATCATATTCGAGTTTTAGATAAAACTAAAATTGAAACGATTATGGAGACGGAAATCACCTTACAAAACAATTCAAAACTTTCATTTGACCTACTCTTAAATTGTGCAGGATTTTTATGTTCTCCAATTCCGAATAAAGCAGGTTTTCCTACTAACGAAAAAAATCAAGTGTATGTAGATCCATTTCTAAGAGCCAAAGGTTATCCAGAAGTTTTTGTTGCAGGTGATTTAGCTTATTTAGAAAATTCAATTTTAAGAATGGGTTGTGTGACTGCATTGCCTATGGGTGCTTATATTGCAGACCACTTGGCAAACCTAATTCGAGGAAAAAACATTTCCCCATTTTTATTTCAATTTTTTGGAAGGTGTATTTCTTTGGGTAGAAACCACGGACTCATACAGTTTACTGATTATGATGACAATCCAAAAGATAAAATCATCATAGGTAGATGGGGGGCTCGTATCAAAGAATTGGTGAATCGCTTTACAATTTTTTCTCTAAAGATGGAAAAATACCTCCCATTCCGATTTTATTTTTGGCCTAAAGGAAATCCCATCCCTACAGAAACGATAATAAAAAAGACCCCTGTTGCTAACGGAGTTTGA
- a CDS encoding OmpA family protein, which produces MQKMNWRFNFICFGIFFLFPVGSIFAEGFDRGKLIFYGNGAMGIGENSGTLEKNVEKTNFPNFLALNSPYADNLSIYTNYYALNLFNRERTDLSSQFGELGFEYGLFRYFGIGLSVSDQVIRASNFRSVDERQIIIYALSASNYSTLLTRLNQGDMYDMAVQKRRDVFHSTSGDLNLFFHIQPNDPMDPYVRIGGGAGYERIFGGGTNRVFGAFGLRYHFDSHFFINAELEHSNVYIVKYDPPSSGHRNKGNFEETFYKIGLGASFSTLGESKPELETKPDSVIDTAGSEIPAQPKETIVDNKLERFVFLASEIFDLPTSRIHLEGRARLDAIARSLENEYKDFDVLVITYTSPFREDVPGNYENYDLGFERSQAISRILREKGVSPRRIIDSTQGSSLYTVESKEKVVIELRKKVK; this is translated from the coding sequence ATGCAGAAAATGAATTGGAGATTTAATTTTATTTGTTTCGGAATTTTTTTTCTTTTTCCTGTTGGATCCATATTTGCTGAAGGTTTTGACCGCGGAAAATTGATTTTCTACGGGAATGGTGCGATGGGGATCGGTGAAAATTCGGGAACATTGGAGAAGAATGTTGAAAAAACAAATTTCCCTAATTTTCTTGCACTAAACTCTCCTTATGCGGACAACCTCTCAATTTATACCAATTATTATGCCTTAAATCTCTTTAACCGAGAGAGAACGGATCTTTCGAGTCAATTTGGAGAATTGGGTTTCGAATATGGATTGTTTCGTTATTTTGGAATTGGGTTATCTGTTTCTGACCAAGTGATCCGGGCCTCTAATTTTCGATCGGTTGACGAAAGACAAATCATCATTTATGCGTTATCTGCTTCCAACTATTCTACGCTTCTCACTCGGTTGAACCAAGGAGACATGTATGATATGGCTGTTCAAAAACGAAGGGATGTGTTTCATTCCACTTCAGGTGATTTAAATCTTTTTTTTCACATCCAACCTAACGACCCGATGGATCCCTATGTTCGAATTGGTGGAGGTGCCGGATACGAAAGAATATTTGGCGGTGGCACCAATCGAGTGTTTGGTGCTTTTGGTTTGAGATACCATTTTGACAGTCATTTTTTTATAAATGCTGAATTAGAACATTCGAATGTTTATATAGTAAAATACGACCCACCAAGTTCCGGCCATAGGAACAAGGGGAATTTTGAAGAGACTTTTTATAAAATAGGTCTGGGTGCTAGTTTTTCAACATTGGGAGAATCTAAACCAGAGTTAGAGACAAAACCAGATTCTGTCATTGACACGGCGGGTTCTGAAATTCCTGCGCAACCGAAAGAAACCATAGTTGATAATAAACTGGAGAGGTTTGTATTCCTTGCGAGTGAGATTTTTGATTTACCTACGAGTCGAATCCACTTAGAAGGACGTGCGCGTTTAGATGCCATAGCACGTAGTTTGGAAAATGAGTACAAGGACTTTGATGTTCTTGTCATTACATACACAAGTCCTTTCCGTGAAGATGTTCCTGGAAATTACGAAAACTATGATCTTGGTTTTGAACGTTCGCAAGCAATCTCTAGAATTCTAAGAGAGAAAGGAGTGAGCCCAAGGCGAATCATTGATTCCACCCAAGGTTCCTCTCTTTATACAGTGGAATCAAAAGAAAAAGTTGTGATTGAGCTTCGAAAAAAAGTAAAATAA
- a CDS encoding malate:quinone oxidoreductase produces the protein MKEKDTVRTKSDVILIGAGIMSATLGVLLKELAPHLTITVLERLDAAARESSNAWNNAGTGHSAFCELNYTIENEDGSIQTKKALQIAEWFEISKEFWAYLSGTKRILDADEFIHSIPHYSFVWGEENVSFLKKRYEALKKYELFKDLVYTEDKTTLAEWLPLVMSGRDHSEPLAATKMELGTDVNFGTLTRAMFRYLESFQDVHVHYFEDVKDLERGENGLWHLTSNNIQTHEKEHHEAKFVFIGAGGGSLPLLEKSDIPEAAGFGGFPVSGQWLRCRNRNVIKQHFAKVYGKANVGSPPMSVPHLDTRIIEGKKELLFGPYAGFTTKFLKKGSYLDLVKSLEFDNIFPMLSAGMHNLPLTKYLIGQAMQSHEDRIDALREYFPEVKSEDWELVVAGQRVQVIKKDEEEGGVLEFGTEVVSAKDGSLAALLGASPGASTSVSIMLEVLADCFPKEIVSEEWKSKLKIMIPSFGESMKDNPEICLESRKKTSELLGLSQTEQINVGSKV, from the coding sequence ATGAAAGAAAAAGATACAGTTAGAACTAAGTCGGACGTGATTTTGATTGGAGCAGGGATTATGAGTGCCACTCTCGGAGTTCTACTGAAAGAACTTGCACCCCACCTAACAATCACAGTTTTAGAACGATTGGACGCTGCCGCAAGGGAAAGTTCGAATGCCTGGAATAATGCAGGAACTGGACACTCAGCCTTTTGTGAATTAAATTATACAATTGAAAACGAAGATGGTTCGATCCAAACAAAAAAAGCCCTTCAAATCGCAGAATGGTTTGAAATTTCGAAGGAATTCTGGGCTTATCTCTCTGGCACCAAGCGGATTTTAGATGCCGATGAATTCATTCATTCTATTCCACATTATAGTTTTGTTTGGGGAGAAGAAAATGTTTCGTTTCTAAAAAAACGTTACGAAGCTTTGAAAAAATATGAACTATTCAAAGATCTTGTTTATACAGAAGATAAAACAACGTTAGCTGAATGGCTTCCACTTGTTATGTCGGGTCGTGATCATTCAGAACCTCTGGCAGCAACAAAAATGGAATTAGGAACAGATGTTAATTTTGGAACCTTAACGAGAGCGATGTTCCGTTATTTAGAAAGTTTTCAAGATGTTCATGTTCATTATTTTGAAGATGTAAAAGATTTAGAACGAGGCGAAAATGGATTATGGCATCTCACTTCAAATAATATCCAAACACACGAAAAGGAACACCATGAAGCCAAATTTGTATTTATAGGTGCTGGTGGTGGAAGCCTCCCTCTTTTAGAAAAATCCGATATACCAGAGGCTGCGGGTTTTGGTGGATTTCCAGTTAGTGGACAGTGGTTGCGTTGTCGCAACCGAAATGTAATCAAACAACATTTTGCAAAAGTATATGGTAAGGCCAATGTAGGTTCTCCTCCAATGTCTGTTCCTCACTTAGATACGAGGATCATTGAAGGGAAAAAAGAATTATTATTTGGACCTTACGCTGGTTTTACGACAAAATTTTTAAAGAAAGGTTCCTATTTAGATTTAGTTAAATCTTTAGAATTTGATAATATCTTTCCTATGTTGTCTGCGGGAATGCACAACCTTCCACTAACAAAGTATCTCATCGGACAAGCGATGCAGTCACATGAAGATCGAATCGATGCATTAAGAGAATATTTTCCTGAAGTAAAATCTGAAGACTGGGAATTGGTTGTGGCGGGCCAAAGAGTTCAGGTGATCAAAAAAGATGAGGAAGAAGGTGGAGTATTAGAATTTGGAACAGAGGTTGTTTCAGCTAAGGATGGATCTCTTGCTGCTTTACTCGGTGCCAGTCCAGGAGCATCCACTTCAGTTTCAATAATGTTAGAAGTGTTAGCTGATTGTTTCCCAAAAGAAATTGTATCGGAAGAATGGAAATCAAAACTAAAAATAATGATTCCCAGTTTTGGCGAATCCATGAAAGACAACCCGGAAATTTGTTTAGAAAGTCGAAAAAAAACATCAGAACTTTTAGGCCTGAGCCAAACCGAACAAATTAACGTTGGCTCAAAAGTTTAG
- a CDS encoding metallophosphoesterase, with protein sequence MKAFFLFLSVLTSLLGFIYYYSTFRLISGLSLNGPVVLVILLGIGALVLLVPLTYTFSRISKREKTQTFFAYITFTNFGFFSILFTLVLIMDFLRWTDLGIITQYSQVLFSSLVHFGFPLDGVTEVKNFSLAFSTIVAATALSSLGFFNAHVRLKYKQVSVPIKNLHPDLIGFKIVQISDVHIGPTIKEKFLQRVVKRINFQSPDVVVITGDLVDGPASTLKQHLKPLAQIQAKYGTFYVTGNHEYYSGVLSWLPEIQKLGVKILLNQNQILSVGKAKLLMAGVTDLTAGKMIKSHQTDPKRAMEGGETCDYKILLAHQPNSIYEASEVGFQLQISGHTHGGQFFPGNILIYFAQKFVSGLHRYKDSLIYVSRGTGYWGPPFRLGAPSEISVLTLESA encoded by the coding sequence TTGAAAGCATTCTTCCTATTTTTGTCCGTTCTCACATCGCTACTCGGATTTATCTATTATTATTCTACCTTTCGATTGATCTCAGGACTTTCACTGAATGGACCTGTCGTTTTAGTCATTTTATTGGGAATTGGGGCTTTGGTTTTACTTGTTCCTCTCACTTATACTTTCAGTAGGATCTCCAAACGGGAAAAAACCCAAACATTCTTCGCTTATATCACCTTCACAAACTTTGGTTTTTTTTCTATCCTCTTCACTTTGGTCCTTATTATGGATTTTTTACGTTGGACGGATTTAGGAATTATCACTCAATACTCGCAGGTTTTATTTTCGAGTTTGGTACATTTTGGTTTTCCTTTGGATGGAGTGACTGAAGTCAAAAATTTTAGTTTGGCTTTTTCAACCATCGTAGCGGCGACTGCACTCAGTTCCCTTGGATTTTTTAACGCACATGTTCGATTGAAATACAAACAAGTGTCAGTTCCTATCAAAAATTTACATCCTGATTTGATAGGTTTTAAAATTGTCCAAATTTCTGATGTTCATATCGGACCCACGATTAAAGAAAAATTTTTACAAAGAGTTGTGAAAAGGATCAATTTTCAGTCGCCAGATGTGGTAGTGATTACCGGAGACTTAGTCGATGGACCAGCTTCCACCTTAAAACAACATTTAAAACCGCTGGCGCAGATCCAGGCAAAATATGGAACTTTTTATGTGACTGGAAATCATGAATACTACTCTGGTGTTCTTTCTTGGTTACCTGAAATTCAAAAATTAGGTGTAAAAATTTTACTCAACCAAAATCAAATTCTATCAGTAGGAAAAGCCAAATTGCTGATGGCAGGAGTCACGGATTTAACTGCTGGAAAAATGATTAAATCTCACCAAACAGATCCTAAACGAGCAATGGAAGGTGGAGAAACTTGTGATTATAAAATTCTTTTAGCCCACCAACCCAACAGTATTTATGAAGCAAGTGAAGTTGGTTTTCAGCTGCAAATCTCTGGGCATACACATGGTGGACAGTTTTTTCCTGGAAATATCCTGATTTATTTTGCGCAAAAATTTGTTTCTGGTCTACACCGATACAAAGACTCCTTAATTTACGTTAGCCGGGGGACTGGATACTGGGGTCCTCCGTTTCGTTTGGGTGCCCCCTCTGAAATTTCCGTATTAACACTGGAATCTGCATGA